Below is a window of Tolypothrix bouteillei VB521301 DNA.
AAAATTACACTTTTCAATAACCTTTAGTAGCTTTTTTGGCTTATGACTTATTTATTACTTTAGATCGATGATAGCTATCAAATTCGCTTACTCTCTCATTTTTAGCTTGATTTTAAGCTGTTAAAAACGAATTGCAAACTTAGAAAAGTCAACAAATCATAACATTGTGACAAGATTACTTAAAATAAAAGTTATTTTTATTACTTTCAAAAAGTATCATATCTAATATTTTGTGAAACTCATTAAGATTTAACTTATAACGAAATTTTGAATAGTGTAAAACGCGGAAATAACGTAATCTCAAGGGAATTTGATAGCAAAAGAAGCGAAAATTGCCTTCTGTACTTCCATCCTTGAATAGCCAAAATCCTAAGAAATGGTATGAGGAAGCTCTTTTCATTGAAATATTTTAGACAATGTAATATTTATATATTTGTTCTGAAAAAAATCAGTAAAATTCCAATCCGCTTTTTTAATATTTATTAAAAGATAATTTTGGGATGATAAAATATATTCATTTATGAGAATAAAAATAGTTTTCATATCAGAAAGAATAGTAATTTTACTAACAATTAAGTCAAATCTATTTCTATTAGATGAAGTATGTAGCAAGCTCAGATTAGATATTCTGCAAGATTTTTTTAGCAATTATTTATTGCTATTAAGTCAGTAAATTTCATGCTTAATATATGTATGAGGGAATTTCTAAATAGCCATTCTAAATAAGTCATAAAGAGGAGTTTATGATTCTAAGTGACAAACTTTCAATTTGGAAAGCAAATGAGTATAACTTCAATATTTTTGAAGATTCCAAAATTAATCTCGATCGCGTAACACTAAAGATTGATAAAGTTGTAGAAATGTCTGAACAAGATCAACAGAAGCTGTTTGAGACATTCAATAAGTTTAAGTTTGTCATACTAGAATGCGATCCTTCTCCCAATCCTCAAGAGAATTTATTAGCTTTAGGGAAGTTTTTTGGTTCTGTTAAGAGACACCAACGTTCCGATCGAAATGGTATTGTTCCAGTTGAAAATCTAGGCAAATTAGCTCCTGAAGATCAGATTTCTGCTACCAATCGACTGCATCCAATACATACAGACGGTTCATTTGACATGGACCCCCCTAAGGTAGTTGCCATGCAGTGCGAGATCCCATCTAAACATGGCGGATTGTCTCAAATTGTTTACGGTCAGGATGTCTATGAGTATTTACTAGAAAATTATGTTCAAGAGTTGTATAAGCTGTTTGCCAATCCATTAACCATCACAAGAGGCGAACGAACAGCTACACGACCAATATTTGTTGAAAAAGAAGGCAGAATATCGATTGCATTCCGATCTGATTCAGTTATTTCAGTAGAAATGAATTTTCAAATAGAAAAAGGTTTTAGAGTTATTAAAAATTACGTTAACGAGCCGAAAAATCAATTAATTTTTAAACTTAAAGCCAATCAAATTTTGTTGATTGAAAATAATAGTGTCTTACATGGAAGAACTTCTTTTCCAGATAATGAAGTTCGTAAAATAAATAGACTGTGGTTTGATGGAGTTTCGGAATATGCTCAATACCTAAAATTTGGATTTCTTCCTAAGACTAAAATTTAGATTTTGAAAGACTCTAAGAAAAAGCATCTACATTGGTTCAAAAACTATGACCTTTCCTGAGAATTACTTCATCATATTCATTCTTGCGATCGTTTCTTTTATTCTGAGCTATTTTGGCGCTTCAGTAGGTCTAGTTCTGGGTAATATCCGGCTTCCTTTGCTTGTATATGCTTTACAAGCATCCACCAGTTCAATCGGTATTGCAACGGGTACAAACCTAGCAACTTCTGCTATGGGATCGATCGCAGGCACTTATTGTCATATTAGAGAAGGTCGTGTCAATTTTCGATTGTTATGGGCGATTGGTATACCTTCAGGGCTTGGTGCTTTTATCAGTATGCTTACCTTTGCTCGTATGGAAGCATATTGGGCAAAAATTCTTATAGGAATTATACTTATTTACTCCAGCTTTCAAATAGCTAAGAATCAAAAAACAAATTTAGTTGGAAAACAGCATTCTACTCAACAAAGTTTATTACTTGAGGTAGCAATTGGGGTTGTCTTGGGATTGCTATCCGGTGCTGTAGGCTTAGCGCTTGGTAGTATGAGATTGCCCGCAATGATTCGAGTTTTGGGTATCGATCCAAAGGATGCCGTAGGAACCAATTTGGCAATTAACCTTATTACTGCCAGTATTGGTGCAGTCACCAGTATTTTGACTTTAGGCGTTCATTTACCACTTCTTTTATTTCTCGTACCAGCAACTATACTAGGCTCATACTTAGGAGCACGTTCTGTGAAAAAGATCGATACGTCAAAGCTTCGTAAGCTAATTGCTTGGGCTTTGGCTGCTACGGGAACGTTTATGATTGTTGAAAGTTTGCACTAATTTGTGTTGATTGTATTAAGTTTCCCAAAGAAAATCAGAATACGCCTGCCTTCTTATACCTTCATAGTCTTGCCTTCTTAAGGAGAAAAAAATGGAAGATAATAACAAAGTTTTTCACGTAGCTATTCCTTGTAAAGATTTAGATGAAGCTGAAAATTTCTATGTGACAAAACTGAGGTGTAAATTGGGGCGAAAGTACTCAGATAGAATAACTTTAAACTTCTTTAGTTCTCAGTTAGTGTGTCATCTATATCCCGAACAAGTTGATTCGATGCCACAAATGTATCCAAGGCATTTTGGCGTCATTTTCCAAAATAAAGAAGATTTTAATACGGTCTTGGAATTAGCCAAACAACACAATCTTGAATTTGTTCAAGAAGTAACGAGAAAACGTCAACAAGAAGCAGCAGACCAGTTGAATTTCTATTTAAAAGATCCATCTAATAACGTTATTCAGTTTAAATTGTTTCTAAAAGCGGAGATGGTTTATTAAGCTTTTTAGGATATTCACGGAGTTCGCAAGTTCTATTGAAGTCAAAAATTACCGATGACGAATTATTAATTAGTAAGGTGGACTTTGCCCACCTCAAGCGCCTGGATTCAATCTAGGGGTCACTTAAGCTTAGCGTATGGGAACGAGTTCTGCCTTTTCAACAATCTGCTGACCTTCTTTAGACAGTAACATCTGGATGAAAGCGTATCCGGCTAGTTCATCGATCGTACCATCTTGACGAAACACAATAAACAGACGCCGGGTAAGGGGATAGGTACTATCCCGTACTGCATTGGTGTTGATCCGTTTATTATCTTCTATGAATGGTTGTATATATTCTTGGGTATTTGCTCTAGCAACAGCAAGGGGACGGATTGTTTGTTGACCAACAATGGGTCCAACTCCTCCAAAAGAAATCCCTCCAGGCGTAGAAGCTACTTTACGGATAGCATCAGTGTAATCAATAATAAATTGCACTCTCGAACTAACTTGCTCAGCTTTTGAACCGAGAAATTCACTTAATAAAGTGGAATTCTTAGGGTCTCGAGAAAAAGGTACGATTGACAGATTTGGTCCTCCTACTTGGCTCCAGTTAGTTATTTTACCCGTGTATATATCTTGAAGTTGATTGACTGAAAGCCCAGGAATAGATATGTCTCGATGAGTAAAGAAGACAAACATATCCAAGGCGATTGGCACTTGCTTTAACTGAAAGCCTCGTTGTTTAGCCATATCATAATCAGCATCTCTGAGAGATGCTCCTTGTAAAGTCAAGCTAAGTTGGCTATCGAGCAGCATAGTTATACCCTTTCTCCCACCTGGTTTACCCTCTCTGGGTAGAGTGTAACGGAGGCGAAAATTGGGGTGCGCTCGGGCGATCGCATCATTCAGACCCCGAGCGGTGAGCGCTGCAAAAGTAGCACCTCCGCCATAGTTAAATGTACCTTCCGGTACATTGGGTACATCTTTTATAGAGTTGTAGAGTTTGAGATCGGGAGAAATGTCTGCATTGTTGCTGCTAGAACCGGAACCTACAAGTCGATCGGAATTGCTCACATTGCTAACAGTTATAAATAAAGAGTAGATCAACCAACTCAAAAACAAAAACAGCAAACCAAAAACAGAGCGCACTATCCAAGGTGTTAATAGCAAATCTTGAACGGGTTTTGGCTTGGGTTGAGTAACTGCTTTACTGTTTTCCCCTATAGAAACAACATTCAAGGGCTTACCACATTTCCGACAGCGTTTAGCTTCAATAGGATTTTTATCATAACCACAATGGCTGCACTCATTAGTCTTTTGATTGTTCAATTTGCTGGGATTCATTCTATTCTCTCTAGGTATATTTTTGCTGACGGTATTGCACCCAGGAGATGCTTGTATTGTAAAATTTTTATTTAGAAAGAAAAGGTTGTACGGATTGTTCCTATATAAATTGTGTTATTGTCATTATTATGTTCTGGATTGAAAATGACCAACACACCAGGAGTAATGCTCAAATTATCATTGACTCGCAAGCGGTAAAGAGCTTCTAAGTGATAGGAGGTGTTGGGGTCTTCAATAACATCACTATGTGTGACTTTTGGTGGCTGACCAAAGACTATTCCAAGCACATTTCCTTCTTTACCCAAATCCTTCAGTGCGATCGCACCAGCCCAGTAGAAAATATCCGCTTCCGCACCCTCAAACGGACCTGCTTGGGCTTCTGCATTTGTATAACCTACCCAACCTGAAATATCCAACTTTGAGCTAGGACGGAAACTTGCTTCTAAACCATAATTATTAGCTGTCGTTGCAAAATTACCAAATGGACGGCTTGCATTAAAACTACCCGTGGAACCAAGAAGGTTCACACCTCCTTCGTTATTAAAGTAACTTCGTACATAAGTTAGGCCTACATTGAAGGCTTTACTGGGGCGAAATGCAATCTGACCAAGAGCTGCATAAGAACCATTAAAAAGACCAAGTCCCAAACTAGGGTCACTAGCTTGTGGTGCTAGAAAGCCTACTGA
It encodes the following:
- a CDS encoding TauD/TfdA family dioxygenase; the protein is MILSDKLSIWKANEYNFNIFEDSKINLDRVTLKIDKVVEMSEQDQQKLFETFNKFKFVILECDPSPNPQENLLALGKFFGSVKRHQRSDRNGIVPVENLGKLAPEDQISATNRLHPIHTDGSFDMDPPKVVAMQCEIPSKHGGLSQIVYGQDVYEYLLENYVQELYKLFANPLTITRGERTATRPIFVEKEGRISIAFRSDSVISVEMNFQIEKGFRVIKNYVNEPKNQLIFKLKANQILLIENNSVLHGRTSFPDNEVRKINRLWFDGVSEYAQYLKFGFLPKTKI
- a CDS encoding sulfite exporter TauE/SafE family protein; protein product: MTFPENYFIIFILAIVSFILSYFGASVGLVLGNIRLPLLVYALQASTSSIGIATGTNLATSAMGSIAGTYCHIREGRVNFRLLWAIGIPSGLGAFISMLTFARMEAYWAKILIGIILIYSSFQIAKNQKTNLVGKQHSTQQSLLLEVAIGVVLGLLSGAVGLALGSMRLPAMIRVLGIDPKDAVGTNLAINLITASIGAVTSILTLGVHLPLLLFLVPATILGSYLGARSVKKIDTSKLRKLIAWALAATGTFMIVESLH
- a CDS encoding VOC family protein, with translation MEDNNKVFHVAIPCKDLDEAENFYVTKLRCKLGRKYSDRITLNFFSSQLVCHLYPEQVDSMPQMYPRHFGVIFQNKEDFNTVLELAKQHNLEFVQEVTRKRQQEAADQLNFYLKDPSNNVIQFKLFLKAEMVY
- a CDS encoding substrate-binding domain-containing protein → MNPSKLNNQKTNECSHCGYDKNPIEAKRCRKCGKPLNVVSIGENSKAVTQPKPKPVQDLLLTPWIVRSVFGLLFLFLSWLIYSLFITVSNVSNSDRLVGSGSSSNNADISPDLKLYNSIKDVPNVPEGTFNYGGGATFAALTARGLNDAIARAHPNFRLRYTLPREGKPGGRKGITMLLDSQLSLTLQGASLRDADYDMAKQRGFQLKQVPIALDMFVFFTHRDISIPGLSVNQLQDIYTGKITNWSQVGGPNLSIVPFSRDPKNSTLLSEFLGSKAEQVSSRVQFIIDYTDAIRKVASTPGGISFGGVGPIVGQQTIRPLAVARANTQEYIQPFIEDNKRINTNAVRDSTYPLTRRLFIVFRQDGTIDELAGYAFIQMLLSKEGQQIVEKAELVPIR